From Actinosynnema mirum DSM 43827, a single genomic window includes:
- a CDS encoding deoxyguanosinetriphosphate triphosphohydrolase, whose product MNPGYSDHDGARLLPEPPKAAVLPGSRTERRTPYARDRARVLHSAALRRLAGKTQVVGPGEGAEVTGVPRTRLTHSLEVAQIGRGIGEELGCDPDLVDTAGLAHDIGHPPFGHNGERALNELAGPCGGFEGNAQTLRILTRLEPKTDRGLNLTRACLDAATKYPWPRQPGLVKFGAYEDDLAVFDWVREGAPGRERCLEAQVMDWADDVAYSVHDVEDGVLAHRINLYSLGVAEERRAIAELAAANFSARSVAELEAVAEELATLPVIAELGHYDATLRAQFALKRLTSELVGRFASAAVGATRAEHGDGRLTRYAAGLVVPERAAAEVALLKAMAVRYVMSDPVRRAAQERQRELITELAHALLERAPGALDPAFAPAWHAAADDAARLRVIVDQVSLLTDAQATAWHRIHVNGV is encoded by the coding sequence ATGAACCCCGGCTACTCCGACCACGACGGCGCCAGGCTCCTCCCCGAACCGCCGAAGGCCGCCGTTCTGCCCGGTTCGCGCACCGAGCGCCGGACGCCGTACGCGCGGGACCGGGCGCGGGTGCTGCACTCGGCGGCGCTGCGCAGGCTGGCGGGCAAGACCCAGGTGGTGGGCCCCGGCGAGGGCGCCGAGGTCACCGGCGTGCCGCGCACCCGGTTGACGCACTCGCTGGAGGTCGCCCAGATCGGCAGGGGCATCGGCGAGGAGCTGGGCTGCGACCCGGACCTGGTGGACACCGCAGGCCTCGCGCACGACATCGGCCACCCGCCGTTCGGGCACAACGGGGAGCGCGCGCTCAACGAGCTGGCCGGGCCGTGCGGCGGGTTCGAGGGCAACGCGCAGACGCTGCGCATCCTGACCAGGTTGGAGCCGAAGACCGACCGGGGGCTGAACCTGACGCGGGCCTGCCTGGACGCGGCGACCAAGTACCCGTGGCCGAGGCAGCCGGGGCTGGTGAAGTTCGGCGCGTACGAGGACGACCTGGCGGTGTTCGACTGGGTGCGGGAGGGCGCGCCGGGGCGGGAGCGGTGCCTGGAGGCGCAGGTCATGGACTGGGCCGACGACGTGGCGTACTCGGTGCACGACGTCGAGGACGGGGTGCTCGCGCACCGGATCAACCTGTACTCGCTGGGGGTCGCGGAGGAGCGGAGGGCGATCGCGGAGCTGGCGGCGGCGAACTTCTCGGCGCGGTCGGTGGCCGAGCTGGAGGCGGTGGCGGAGGAGCTGGCGACGCTGCCGGTGATCGCCGAGCTGGGGCACTACGACGCGACGCTGCGCGCCCAGTTCGCGCTCAAGCGGCTGACCAGCGAGCTGGTGGGGCGGTTCGCGTCGGCGGCGGTGGGGGCGACCAGGGCGGAGCACGGCGACGGGCGGCTGACCCGGTACGCGGCGGGCCTGGTGGTGCCGGAGCGGGCGGCGGCGGAGGTGGCGCTGCTGAAGGCGATGGCGGTGCGGTACGTGATGAGCGACCCGGTGCGCCGGGCGGCGCAGGAGCGGCAGCGGGAGCTGATCACCGAGCTGGCGCACGCCCTGCTGGAGCGGGCTCCGGGGGCGCTGGACCCGGCGTTCGCCCCGGCCTGGCACGCGGCGGCGGACGACGCGGCGCGGTTGCGGGTGATCGTGGACCAGGTGTCGCTGCTGACGGACGCGCAGGCGACGGCGTGGCACCGGATCCACGTGAACGGCGTGTGA
- a CDS encoding YdcF family protein, translating to MTLLARLRRYVQRTLLGGIAIVLIVTGGTTFRVWQVARDDDRTHADMAVVLGAAQYNGVPSDVLAARLEHARRLYEQDVVDYIVTTGGRQPGDNFTEGEAGRIWLEERGVPADRVIEIGEGTDTLGSIKAVAVRAHERSLRTAVIVSDPWHSLRARTMAEDQGLDAWTSPTRSGPNVQTREMQLYYIRRETMALMYYHLLKAPVDAVDDIPI from the coding sequence ATGACGCTGCTGGCCAGGCTCCGCCGCTACGTCCAGAGAACCCTGCTGGGCGGCATCGCGATCGTCCTGATCGTCACAGGGGGCACGACGTTCCGGGTCTGGCAGGTGGCCAGGGACGACGACCGCACGCACGCGGACATGGCGGTGGTCCTGGGCGCCGCGCAGTACAACGGGGTCCCCTCGGACGTCCTGGCCGCCCGGCTGGAGCACGCGCGCAGGCTCTACGAGCAGGACGTGGTGGACTACATCGTCACCACCGGCGGCCGTCAGCCCGGCGACAACTTCACCGAGGGCGAGGCGGGCCGGATCTGGTTGGAGGAGCGCGGGGTGCCCGCCGACCGGGTGATCGAGATCGGCGAGGGCACCGACACGCTGGGCAGCATCAAGGCCGTCGCGGTGCGGGCGCACGAGCGCTCGCTGCGGACCGCGGTGATCGTCAGCGACCCGTGGCACTCGCTGCGGGCCCGCACCATGGCCGAGGACCAGGGCCTGGACGCGTGGACGTCGCCGACGCGCAGCGGCCCGAACGTGCAGACCCGCGAGATGCAGCTCTACTACATCCGCCGCGAGACCATGGCGCTGATGTACTACCACCTGCTCAAGGCCCCGGTGGACGCCGTGGACGACATCCCGATCTAG
- a CDS encoding peptidase E — MPAEQPTILATSGGFRAGRRTSLEFGDLVRFAVELSGATGRPRLLHVGTANGDQRFFNAHLSEAGQLAGWDVAHLNLFTMPPVDDVASFVLEHDVVWVGGGSVANLLAVWRVHGLGPVLRRAWEAGVVLGGVSAGAICWYEGGVTDSFGPQLRVVRDGLGFLPYGSGVHLDSEPARRPAVHAAVGGGELPVTHCTDDGAGLLYRGVELVEAVAERDGAGACVVRPDGSGGVVEEALDVRRL, encoded by the coding sequence ATGCCTGCGGAGCAACCGACGATCCTCGCCACCTCGGGTGGCTTCCGCGCCGGGCGGCGCACGTCGCTGGAGTTCGGCGACCTGGTGCGGTTCGCCGTCGAGCTGTCCGGCGCGACCGGGCGGCCCCGGCTGCTGCACGTGGGCACCGCCAACGGGGACCAGCGGTTCTTCAACGCGCACCTGAGCGAGGCCGGGCAGCTCGCCGGGTGGGACGTGGCGCACCTGAACCTGTTCACCATGCCGCCGGTGGACGACGTCGCCTCGTTCGTGCTGGAGCACGACGTGGTGTGGGTCGGCGGCGGGTCGGTGGCGAACCTGCTCGCGGTGTGGCGGGTGCACGGGCTCGGCCCGGTGCTCCGGCGCGCCTGGGAGGCCGGGGTGGTGCTCGGCGGGGTGTCGGCGGGGGCGATCTGCTGGTACGAGGGCGGGGTGACCGACTCGTTCGGGCCGCAGTTGCGCGTGGTGCGCGACGGGCTCGGGTTCCTGCCGTACGGCAGCGGGGTGCACCTGGACTCGGAGCCCGCGCGGCGGCCCGCCGTGCACGCGGCGGTCGGCGGCGGCGAGCTGCCGGTCACGCACTGCACGGACGACGGGGCCGGGTTGCTCTACCGGGGGGTGGAGCTGGTGGAGGCGGTCGCCGAGCGCGACGGCGCCGGGGCGTGCGTGGTGCGGCCCGACGGGAGCGGCGGGGTGGTGGAGGAGGCGCTGGACGTGCGGCGGCTGTGA
- the sigJ gene encoding RNA polymerase sigma factor SigJ — MLVTTTGDGAVPDGADLALVLQEHRTHLVGVAYRLTGSVADAEDAVQEAWLRLSGLSERARAEIREPRAWLTTVVGRVCLDRLRSAAVRRERYVGSWLPEPLVGEVVDEPLDAVVRDDGVRMAALVVLDRLTPEQRVAFVLHDAFGLPFDEIAAVLGVEVAAARQHASRGRRAAAAADPPPRVALAEQREVLGRFVAALAAGDVQAVLSLLHPDALVISDGGGKARAAINQVVGADRVARFMVGLALKHGGLGDARPVLVNGDLGLLRRASPEVARRITSVVVRDGLVVALYDISNPDKLGHVDFDGPDFDGPASDEPGSDGPRVAEAG, encoded by the coding sequence GTGCTCGTGACCACCACGGGGGACGGCGCGGTTCCGGACGGCGCGGACCTGGCGCTGGTGCTCCAGGAGCACCGCACGCACCTGGTGGGGGTGGCGTACCGGCTGACCGGCAGCGTCGCGGACGCCGAGGACGCGGTGCAGGAGGCCTGGCTGCGGCTGTCGGGGCTGTCCGAGCGGGCTCGGGCGGAGATCCGGGAGCCGCGCGCGTGGCTGACCACCGTGGTGGGCCGGGTGTGCCTGGACCGGTTGCGGTCGGCGGCGGTGCGGCGGGAGCGGTACGTGGGCAGCTGGCTGCCCGAGCCGCTGGTGGGCGAGGTCGTGGACGAGCCGCTGGACGCGGTGGTGCGCGACGACGGGGTGCGGATGGCCGCGCTGGTCGTGCTGGACCGGTTGACGCCCGAGCAGCGGGTGGCGTTCGTGCTGCACGACGCGTTCGGGCTGCCGTTCGACGAGATCGCGGCGGTGCTGGGCGTGGAGGTCGCGGCGGCGCGGCAGCACGCGTCCAGGGGCAGGCGCGCGGCGGCTGCGGCCGACCCGCCGCCGAGGGTGGCGCTGGCCGAGCAGCGCGAGGTGCTGGGGCGGTTCGTGGCGGCGCTGGCGGCCGGTGACGTGCAGGCCGTGCTGAGCCTGCTGCACCCGGACGCGCTGGTGATCAGCGACGGCGGCGGCAAGGCGCGCGCGGCGATCAACCAGGTCGTCGGCGCGGACCGGGTGGCGCGGTTCATGGTCGGGCTCGCGCTCAAGCACGGCGGGCTGGGCGACGCGCGGCCGGTGCTGGTGAACGGGGACCTGGGGCTGCTGCGGCGGGCGAGCCCGGAGGTGGCGCGGCGGATCACGTCGGTGGTGGTGCGGGACGGGCTGGTCGTGGCGCTCTACGACATCTCGAACCCGGACAAGCTCGGGCACGTGGACTTCGACGGGCCCGACTTCGACGGGCCCGCCTCCGACGAACCTGGCTCCGACGGGCCGCGGGTCGCCGAGGCGGGCTGA
- the dnaG gene encoding DNA primase, with amino-acid sequence MAGRIRETDIALVRDRSSIEDVVGDHVSLRRAGGGSLKGLCPFHDEKSPSFNVRPSHGTFHCFGCGEGGDVIAFIMKIEHLGFVESVERLADRAGIQLTYEGGGATIQRDRGTRSRLLEAHRAAAEFYAEQLATPDAMPAREFLAQRGFDEAAARQFGCGFAPHGWDKLTKHLLGRGFELTELIKAQLTKEGRQGPIDRFHRRLLWPIRDLGGDVVGFGARRIFDDDPIQAKYLNTSESPIYKKSHVLFGLDLAKREIAKRRQAVVVEGYTDVMAMHLAGVPTAVASCGTAFGADHMNVLRRLLIDDSVNGEVIFTFDGDAAGQKAALKAFEGEQQFSAQTYIAVAPDGMDPCELRQEKGDVAVRDLVARRTPLVEFAIKAQLRDYDLDSVDGRAEALRKMVPFVAQIKDSSKRDGYATRLAWWVGWEDEASVVRRVRETATGTAKAAPRRRPVDPNQGALDVAVDAPPRPNPRDPALWHQREALKAALQVPEMVSPYYDSLPDEAFTNPLYLALHRALREAGGTASGLTGPALVDAVGQACPVPSARPLLTELAVEPLRTKGDEYRYVQSVLARLQQVLVGAQITEIKSRLRRVSPIEEADEYRALFGDLIALEEYHKELGQQGINGL; translated from the coding sequence GTGGCAGGACGCATCCGGGAGACCGACATCGCGCTGGTGCGGGACCGCAGCAGCATCGAGGACGTCGTCGGCGACCACGTCTCCCTGCGCCGGGCGGGCGGCGGTTCGCTGAAGGGCCTGTGCCCGTTCCACGACGAGAAGTCGCCGTCGTTCAACGTCCGCCCCAGCCACGGCACGTTCCACTGCTTCGGCTGCGGCGAGGGCGGCGACGTCATCGCCTTCATCATGAAGATCGAGCACCTGGGCTTCGTGGAGTCCGTGGAGCGGCTCGCGGACCGCGCGGGCATCCAGCTGACCTACGAGGGCGGCGGCGCGACCATCCAGCGCGACCGCGGCACCCGCAGCAGGCTGCTGGAGGCGCACCGGGCCGCCGCCGAGTTCTACGCCGAGCAGCTGGCCACGCCGGACGCGATGCCCGCCCGCGAGTTCCTGGCGCAGCGCGGCTTCGACGAGGCCGCCGCGCGCCAGTTCGGCTGCGGCTTCGCCCCGCACGGCTGGGACAAGCTCACCAAGCACCTGCTCGGGCGCGGGTTCGAGCTGACCGAGCTGATCAAGGCGCAGCTGACCAAGGAGGGCCGCCAGGGCCCGATCGACCGGTTCCACCGCAGGCTGCTGTGGCCGATCCGGGACCTGGGCGGCGACGTGGTCGGGTTCGGCGCGCGCCGGATCTTCGACGACGACCCGATCCAGGCCAAGTACCTGAACACCAGCGAGTCGCCGATCTACAAGAAGTCGCACGTGCTGTTCGGGCTGGACCTGGCCAAGCGGGAGATCGCCAAGCGGCGGCAGGCCGTGGTGGTCGAGGGGTACACCGACGTCATGGCGATGCACCTGGCGGGCGTGCCCACCGCGGTCGCGTCGTGCGGCACGGCGTTCGGCGCCGACCACATGAACGTGCTGCGCAGGCTGCTCATCGACGACTCGGTCAACGGCGAGGTCATCTTCACCTTCGACGGCGACGCGGCCGGGCAGAAGGCGGCGCTCAAGGCGTTCGAGGGCGAGCAGCAGTTCTCGGCGCAGACGTACATCGCGGTCGCGCCGGACGGCATGGACCCGTGCGAGCTGCGCCAGGAGAAGGGCGACGTGGCGGTGCGCGACCTGGTGGCCAGGCGCACCCCGCTGGTGGAGTTCGCGATCAAGGCCCAGCTGCGCGACTACGACCTCGACTCGGTCGACGGGCGCGCCGAGGCGCTGCGGAAGATGGTGCCGTTCGTCGCGCAGATCAAGGACAGCTCCAAGCGCGACGGCTACGCCACGAGGCTGGCGTGGTGGGTCGGCTGGGAGGACGAGGCGTCGGTGGTGAGGCGGGTCCGCGAGACCGCGACCGGCACCGCGAAGGCCGCCCCGCGCCGCCGCCCGGTGGACCCGAACCAGGGTGCGCTCGACGTGGCCGTGGACGCCCCCCCGCGCCCGAACCCGCGCGACCCGGCGCTGTGGCACCAGCGGGAGGCGCTGAAGGCGGCGCTGCAGGTGCCGGAGATGGTGAGCCCGTACTACGACTCGCTGCCGGACGAGGCGTTCACGAACCCGCTGTACCTGGCGTTGCACCGCGCGCTGCGCGAGGCGGGCGGCACCGCGTCCGGCCTGACCGGGCCCGCGCTGGTGGACGCGGTGGGCCAGGCCTGCCCGGTGCCGTCGGCGAGGCCGCTGCTGACGGAGCTGGCGGTGGAGCCGCTGCGGACCAAGGGCGACGAGTACCGGTACGTGCAGAGCGTGCTGGCGCGGTTGCAGCAGGTCCTGGTCGGGGCGCAGATCACCGAGATCAAGTCGAGGCTGCGGCGGGTGTCGCCGATCGAGGAGGCGGACGAGTACCGCGCCCTGTTCGGGGACCTGATCGCGCTGGAGGAGTACCACAAGGAGCTGGGGCAGCAGGGCATCAACGGCCTGTAG
- a CDS encoding DUF2188 domain-containing protein — translation MAAGDIETYYEGGLWKNRVQGNQRPFDTGSNKAEVQERGRARAIADGVEHIIKNMQGQIIERNTYPRSRDKYPPRG, via the coding sequence ATGGCGGCGGGTGACATCGAGACCTACTACGAGGGCGGTCTCTGGAAAAACCGGGTTCAGGGAAACCAGAGGCCCTTCGACACCGGCAGCAACAAGGCCGAGGTCCAGGAACGAGGTCGAGCGAGGGCAATCGCCGACGGCGTCGAACACATCATCAAGAACATGCAGGGCCAGATCATCGAGAGAAACACCTACCCGCGCAGCAGAGACAAGTACCCCCCTAGGGGGTAG
- a CDS encoding NUDIX hydrolase, with protein MYESPWVTVGLADISVPSGERFEHHTVAFPAAAMTVVLDDAGDNVLLSWRHRFAPDVWNWELPGGIVEDGEAPAITAAREVEEETGYRPRSMEHLVTFEPAVGMLRNPNHVYLAKGAELVGEASELNEGRFEWVPLKTVPDLIRTCSVVNSGSLVGLLHVLALSGPRG; from the coding sequence GTGTACGAGAGCCCTTGGGTTACCGTGGGCCTGGCGGACATCTCGGTTCCTTCTGGAGAGCGGTTCGAGCACCACACCGTCGCGTTCCCCGCTGCCGCCATGACGGTCGTCCTCGACGATGCTGGCGATAATGTCCTGCTGAGTTGGCGACACAGGTTCGCCCCCGACGTCTGGAACTGGGAGCTGCCCGGCGGCATCGTGGAAGACGGGGAAGCCCCTGCCATCACTGCGGCTCGTGAGGTTGAGGAGGAAACCGGCTACCGGCCGCGCAGCATGGAACACCTCGTGACGTTCGAGCCCGCTGTGGGGATGCTGCGCAACCCGAACCACGTCTACCTCGCCAAGGGAGCGGAGTTGGTCGGGGAAGCTTCAGAGCTGAATGAAGGCCGGTTCGAGTGGGTCCCGCTCAAGACGGTTCCCGATCTGATCCGCACCTGCTCGGTGGTCAACTCCGGTTCGCTCGTCGGGCTGCTGCACGTCCTGGCTCTCAGCGGGCCTCGGGGCTGA
- a CDS encoding YdcF family protein, which yields MKHDLRPTDIGIGLGSHDIGVAVRVTELYHQGVFPRVLFTGANAPTTVKRFPRGEAVHYREHALEHGVPDAAILIETEATNTAENFKLSRALLEVEGVEVGSAVLISRPYQERRSYATCRKLWPELDILCTSHRPPLDEYVAGIGDVDFVISMMVGDSQRMTLFAEYGYAIPQDVPDEVQAAYERLVAAGYTSRVIQT from the coding sequence ATGAAGCACGACCTGCGGCCCACCGACATCGGCATCGGGTTGGGCAGCCATGACATCGGCGTGGCCGTGCGGGTGACCGAGCTGTACCACCAGGGTGTGTTCCCTCGGGTGCTGTTCACCGGGGCGAACGCGCCGACGACGGTGAAGCGGTTCCCGCGAGGCGAGGCGGTGCACTACCGCGAGCACGCCTTGGAGCACGGCGTCCCGGACGCGGCGATCCTCATCGAGACCGAGGCGACCAACACGGCCGAGAACTTCAAACTGTCCCGCGCGCTCCTGGAGGTCGAGGGCGTCGAGGTCGGTTCTGCGGTGCTGATCTCGCGGCCGTACCAGGAGCGCCGGTCGTACGCGACGTGCCGGAAGCTGTGGCCGGAGCTGGACATCCTGTGCACGTCGCACCGGCCGCCGTTGGACGAGTACGTCGCGGGGATCGGCGATGTCGACTTCGTGATCAGCATGATGGTCGGCGACAGCCAGCGGATGACCTTGTTCGCGGAGTACGGCTACGCCATCCCCCAGGACGTGCCGGACGAGGTCCAGGCCGCCTACGAACGTCTTGTGGCTGCGGGCTACACGAGCCGCGTGATCCAGACCTGA
- a CDS encoding UTRA domain-containing protein, whose protein sequence is MKRLDVERYAKSQWKFDDLTDEVRQVEADAETAEALGLETGATVYERARLVRDGETPTHTLTSYYNPVHVEGTPLVSPKPGPGGGFAVLTLQGFEPDHMTESVHSRMPRPEEVEELELPAGEPVMILTRRTFTKDRTPIEFARGVHAASRFVWSYSFQIPE, encoded by the coding sequence ATGAAGCGCTTGGACGTCGAGCGGTACGCCAAGAGCCAATGGAAGTTCGATGACCTGACCGACGAGGTCCGCCAGGTCGAGGCGGACGCCGAGACCGCCGAGGCCCTGGGGCTGGAGACCGGCGCCACCGTCTACGAGCGCGCACGGCTGGTCCGGGACGGCGAGACGCCCACGCACACACTGACGAGCTACTACAACCCGGTGCACGTCGAGGGGACGCCGCTGGTCAGCCCGAAGCCGGGGCCCGGTGGCGGGTTCGCCGTGTTGACGTTGCAGGGCTTCGAGCCCGACCACATGACCGAGAGCGTGCACTCCCGGATGCCCAGGCCCGAGGAGGTCGAGGAGCTGGAGCTGCCCGCCGGTGAGCCCGTGATGATCCTGACGCGGCGGACCTTCACCAAGGACAGGACGCCGATCGAGTTTGCGCGGGGTGTGCACGCGGCTAGTCGGTTCGTGTGGTCCTACAGCTTCCAGATCCCCGAGTAG
- a CDS encoding helix-turn-helix transcriptional regulator, translating to MILRLYRRVNGLSQESLAAVLDYDKSYVSMIETGRRTIGDVSTRRHIARVLGLPMHVLGVTDNDDADFAAMIQFGDSAIRLAEIARQAGRAVEAVNELWPLVARLEARAAEGRAERDTLLLLAQGRAALGVSLGTVLPEERLAAAARWTGRAVVIAERLGDAEFLAHALRMHGNELRKADHVGAAIARLSRAESLSEDPESRGAALALLARAAGEHGDRDLFDRAITGYRRLLDDVGVQGLLFNPFTLREIQLRGLLATGRAAEAVRLLAEVQGTCAPAAPQWHIIERITTGQVLLAAGHRDGAVETFTAALGAAEARRLPHQIQRVIRAADSAELTDLSAGAHEALRRLDNQLTARE from the coding sequence ATGATCCTGCGGCTCTACCGGCGGGTGAACGGGCTGAGCCAGGAGAGCCTCGCCGCGGTGCTCGACTACGACAAGAGCTACGTGTCGATGATCGAGACCGGGCGGCGCACGATCGGCGACGTGTCCACCCGCCGCCACATCGCTCGTGTGCTCGGTCTGCCGATGCACGTGCTCGGGGTGACGGACAACGATGACGCCGACTTCGCCGCGATGATCCAGTTCGGCGACTCCGCCATCCGATTGGCTGAGATCGCGCGCCAGGCCGGGCGTGCCGTCGAGGCGGTCAACGAGCTGTGGCCCCTGGTCGCCCGGTTGGAGGCGCGAGCCGCCGAAGGCCGTGCCGAACGGGACACCTTGCTCCTGCTCGCGCAGGGCAGGGCCGCGTTGGGGGTCTCCTTGGGGACGGTGCTCCCCGAGGAGCGCCTGGCCGCAGCGGCGCGGTGGACCGGCAGGGCTGTCGTCATAGCCGAACGCCTTGGTGATGCGGAGTTCCTGGCTCACGCGCTGCGGATGCACGGCAACGAACTCCGCAAGGCCGACCACGTAGGGGCGGCCATCGCTCGCTTGAGCCGGGCCGAATCCCTCTCTGAGGACCCGGAGAGCCGTGGAGCGGCCTTGGCGCTACTGGCGCGGGCGGCAGGTGAACACGGCGACCGCGACCTGTTCGACCGGGCGATCACGGGATACCGCAGGCTGTTGGATGATGTGGGCGTTCAGGGCCTGCTGTTCAACCCGTTCACCTTGCGGGAGATCCAGCTCCGGGGCTTGCTCGCCACCGGCCGAGCCGCTGAGGCTGTCCGACTCCTGGCGGAGGTTCAGGGCACCTGCGCACCGGCTGCACCCCAGTGGCACATCATTGAGCGGATCACCACGGGGCAGGTCCTGCTAGCCGCCGGGCATCGTGACGGTGCGGTCGAAACCTTCACAGCGGCCCTCGGGGCAGCCGAGGCACGCCGATTACCGCACCAGATCCAGCGCGTCATCCGGGCAGCCGACTCAGCCGAGTTGACCGACCTCAGCGCTGGCGCGCACGAGGCACTACGTCGTCTCGACAACCAGTTGACCGCCCGAGAGTGA
- a CDS encoding NUDIX hydrolase — protein MEQFAYPVSIKGVVVRGGRVLLLKNEREEWELPGGRIEPGETPEECVAREIAEETRWQVTTGPLLDTWMYYINAAEKNVFIVTYGCYPTGDDEPVLSHEHKEIELFTEAEAAALTMPDGYKRSITAWFSRQRETIR, from the coding sequence ATGGAGCAGTTCGCGTACCCCGTGTCGATCAAAGGCGTGGTCGTGCGGGGCGGCAGGGTGTTGCTGCTGAAGAACGAGCGCGAGGAGTGGGAGCTGCCGGGTGGACGCATCGAACCCGGTGAGACGCCCGAGGAGTGCGTGGCGCGGGAGATCGCCGAGGAGACCCGGTGGCAGGTGACCACGGGGCCGCTGCTGGACACGTGGATGTACTACATCAACGCGGCCGAGAAGAACGTGTTCATCGTGACCTACGGCTGCTACCCCACCGGAGATGACGAGCCGGTGCTCTCCCACGAGCACAAGGAGATCGAGCTGTTCACCGAGGCCGAGGCCGCCGCGCTGACCATGCCCGACGGGTACAAGCGGTCCATCACCGCCTGGTTCTCCCGCCAGCGCGAGACGATCCGGTAG
- a CDS encoding TauD/TfdA family dioxygenase gives MSDPFSGCRVEASDRAGLVDRVARYGLAVVDSIGSAENLLRIARSIATIVPHRDSALNGVTTLVDLGKAESIGFEGFSCRALEPHTDRSGVSNPPVLLMLACARPGTTGGECTLIDGQAVYADLAETAPGALDALCSPRSVLFGGASGHIGAIFSPARGGLVSVRLRTDDLVQFSPAVERRLPALREAIERHTLELPLEEGQGYFLNNARWLHGRRAFTGHRVVHRVNGTPLPHLGIEAGFMPPARSVAG, from the coding sequence ATGAGCGATCCGTTTTCAGGTTGCCGCGTCGAAGCATCTGACCGGGCTGGTCTGGTGGACAGGGTGGCTCGGTACGGGCTCGCGGTCGTGGATTCGATCGGTTCGGCGGAGAACTTGCTCAGAATCGCCCGATCGATAGCGACCATCGTCCCGCACCGCGACAGCGCGTTGAACGGCGTGACCACGCTCGTAGACCTCGGGAAGGCTGAGAGCATCGGCTTCGAGGGGTTCAGCTGCCGCGCGCTCGAACCGCACACCGACAGGTCGGGGGTGTCGAACCCACCGGTGCTGCTGATGCTCGCCTGCGCTCGACCGGGGACCACGGGTGGCGAGTGCACCTTGATCGACGGGCAGGCCGTCTACGCCGATCTCGCCGAAACGGCTCCCGGTGCGCTCGACGCCTTGTGCTCCCCGAGGTCCGTGCTCTTCGGCGGCGCCTCCGGGCACATCGGCGCGATCTTCAGCCCTGCTCGGGGCGGCCTGGTGAGCGTGAGGCTGCGCACGGACGACCTCGTCCAGTTCTCGCCTGCGGTAGAACGCCGGCTACCTGCGCTCAGGGAAGCGATCGAACGCCACACCCTTGAGTTGCCCCTTGAGGAGGGGCAGGGCTACTTCCTCAACAACGCCCGGTGGCTCCACGGGCGTCGTGCGTTCACCGGGCACCGTGTCGTGCACCGCGTCAACGGCACCCCGCTGCCTCACCTCGGCATCGAGGCCGGTTTCATGCCGCCTGCGAGAAGCGTCGCAGGGTGA
- a CDS encoding GntR family transcriptional regulator, which produces MVDRHAPASGQHGYRAIADGLRSQIDSGELAPGSKVPGENELMALHGVEQPTARRALEVLKNEGLIIARRGSGTYVREFRPIRRVSPDRLKAAVWGNGRSIWSADLDVRPHVGRTVVTVEAPSSLIADVLGLDEGEQVVTRRRRFLVDDKPVQLATSYYPEKLVQGSAIMAEDTGEGGSYARLKDLGYEPVRFREELRTRMPRESEREELELAQGTPVVLIIRTAYTADDQPVEVNEMTLDSAAYILEYKFTAQG; this is translated from the coding sequence GTGGTTGATCGTCATGCTCCTGCGTCCGGTCAGCATGGCTACCGCGCGATCGCGGACGGGCTGCGCTCGCAGATCGACTCCGGTGAACTGGCGCCCGGCAGCAAGGTCCCCGGCGAGAACGAGCTGATGGCCCTTCACGGCGTCGAGCAGCCAACCGCCAGGCGGGCGTTGGAGGTGCTGAAGAACGAGGGGCTGATCATCGCCCGTCGCGGCTCGGGCACCTACGTCCGGGAGTTCCGGCCCATCCGGCGGGTCTCGCCCGACCGCCTCAAAGCTGCGGTGTGGGGCAACGGGCGATCCATCTGGAGCGCGGACCTCGACGTGCGTCCCCACGTCGGCCGCACCGTGGTGACCGTTGAGGCCCCGTCCAGCCTCATCGCCGATGTGCTCGGCTTGGACGAGGGGGAGCAGGTGGTGACCCGGCGGCGACGCTTCCTCGTGGACGACAAGCCGGTGCAGCTCGCCACCTCGTACTACCCGGAGAAGCTGGTGCAGGGCTCGGCCATCATGGCTGAGGACACCGGCGAGGGCGGCTCGTACGCCCGCCTCAAGGACTTGGGCTATGAACCCGTGCGGTTCCGCGAGGAGCTGCGCACGCGGATGCCCCGCGAGTCCGAGCGGGAGGAGCTGGAGCTGGCGCAGGGAACGCCTGTCGTCCTGATCATCCGCACCGCCTACACGGCTGATGACCAGCCTGTCGAGGTGAACGAGATGACGCTCGACTCGGCCGCTTACATCCTCGAGTACAAGTTCACAGCTCAGGGCTGA